In one Hymenobacter sp. DG25B genomic region, the following are encoded:
- a CDS encoding cysteine desulfurase family protein codes for MSTPSDCTPSSAPRAVYFDNAATTPLDPEVLDAMLPFLREHFGNPSSIHSHGRQVRAAIENARKTIAHLINAAPAEIVFTSCGTEADNYAAFGSVRTLGLKHGITSKLEHHAVLHTMQALEKAGDLTLSYLRHDAKGRLDLEHLEELLATHPRTFVSLMHANNEIGNLNDIAAIGEICARHDAIFHTDTVQTMGHYRHDVQQLQAHFLVGSGHKFHGPKGVGFLYRRSGLMVDALIHGGSQERNQRAGTENVYGIIGLAKALEIAYRDMAEHQRTIQALKDRFIEKLRAEIDGVEFNGTSAEAEQSLYTVLSVSLPPSEMNEMLLFNLDINKVSVSGGSACTSGAQAGSHVLQALGCDPDRGTIRFSMSKFNTEQEVDYAVEQLAKMYRKVPA; via the coding sequence ATGTCAACTCCCTCCGATTGTACTCCCTCCTCAGCGCCACGGGCCGTATATTTTGATAACGCGGCCACCACGCCGCTGGACCCCGAGGTGCTGGATGCTATGCTGCCGTTCCTCCGTGAGCATTTTGGCAACCCCAGCAGCATACATAGCCACGGCCGGCAGGTGCGGGCCGCCATCGAAAACGCCCGCAAAACCATTGCCCACCTGATTAATGCCGCCCCGGCGGAAATTGTATTCACTTCCTGCGGAACGGAGGCGGATAATTACGCGGCCTTTGGCAGTGTGCGCACCCTGGGCCTGAAGCACGGCATCACCTCCAAATTGGAGCACCACGCCGTGCTGCACACCATGCAGGCCCTGGAAAAAGCCGGCGACTTAACCCTGAGCTACCTGCGCCATGATGCCAAAGGGCGTTTGGATCTGGAGCATTTAGAGGAGCTGTTGGCCACGCATCCGCGCACTTTTGTGAGCCTGATGCACGCCAACAATGAAATTGGCAACCTCAATGATATTGCGGCCATCGGCGAAATATGTGCCCGCCACGATGCCATTTTCCACACCGATACGGTGCAGACTATGGGCCACTACCGCCACGATGTGCAACAGCTGCAAGCACACTTTCTGGTAGGTTCCGGCCATAAATTTCACGGGCCGAAAGGCGTGGGCTTCCTGTACCGCCGCTCCGGTTTGATGGTTGATGCGCTGATTCATGGCGGCTCGCAGGAGCGTAACCAGCGGGCCGGCACCGAGAATGTGTACGGCATTATCGGGCTGGCCAAGGCGCTGGAAATTGCTTACCGCGACATGGCGGAGCACCAGCGCACTATTCAGGCCCTGAAAGACCGGTTTATTGAAAAGCTGCGCGCGGAAATTGACGGCGTGGAGTTCAACGGCACCTCCGCTGAGGCGGAGCAGAGCCTGTACACGGTGCTGAGCGTGAGCCTGCCGCCGTCGGAAATGAACGAAATGCTGCTGTTCAACCTCGATATCAATAAGGTATCGGTGTCGGGCGGCTCGGCGTGCACCAGTGGGGCGCAGGCCGGCTCGCACGTGCTGCAGGCCCTGGGCTGCGACCCTGACCGGGGCACCATCCGCTTCTCCATGAGCAAGTTCAACACGGAGCAGGAAGTAGATTACGCCGTAGAGCAGTTGGCCAAAATGTACCGCAAGGTGCCGGCTTAG